Proteins encoded together in one Salmo trutta chromosome 3, fSalTru1.1, whole genome shotgun sequence window:
- the LOC115176548 gene encoding zinc finger protein 624, translating to MLLGVATRLAFLKMSKIELLRLFLNERLTAAADEIFGTIEKTIVEYQEEVSRTKEENSRLRGMLRLQKTDPQPLTVPDEDLTAEQQHCEQQWSPSLEQDGLEATQIKKEQEELRTSQREEQLQWLESGTKDFTFSPSCLKSSYDPIQNPTHSSHLHQVQSEESRENPTHSSHLDQIQSETNSENPNQSSYLHQIESEEDGENPAAQSSYLYQIQSQENREKPWQCRVCDKCFSNIHHLKAHVRSHTGERPYKCPICRKCFMTTSALNRHQTIHTDGKPFRCNYCGKSFKWMNSLGRHIRITHERENI from the exons ATGTTACTTGGGGTAGCTACTCGACTAGCATTcctcaaaatgtcaaaaatagaGTTGCTGAGATTGTTTCTCAACGAAAGATTGACAGCTGCTGCTGATGAGATATTTGGGACAATTGAAAAGACAATTGTAGAGTACCAGGAAGAAGTTTCCCGCACGAAAGAGGAGAACAGCCGTCTACGGGGGATGCTAAGGTTACAAAAAACAG ACCCCCAGCCGCTGACTGTCCCTGACGAGGATCTAACCgctgagcagcagcactgtgagcagCAGTGGAGCCCAAGTCTGGAACAGGATGGTCTAGAGGCCACACAGATTAAAAAGGAGCAGGAGGAACTCCGGACCAGTCAGAGGGAAGAGCAACTTCAATGGCTAGAGTCTGGTACCAAAGACTTCACATTCAGTCCTTCCTGTTTGAAAAGTAGCTATGATCCGATTCAGAACCCAACTCATTCGTCACATCTTCACCAAGTACAAAGTGAGGAAAGCAGAGAGAACCCAACTCATTCATCACATCTTGACCAAATACAAAGTGAGACTAACAGTGAGAACCCAAATCAGTCCTCATACCTTCACCAAATAGAAAGTGAGGAAGACGGAGAGAACCCAGCAGCTCAGTCCTCATATCTTTACCAAATACAAAGTCAGGAAAACCGAGAGAAGCCATGGCAATGCCGTGTTTGTGACAAATGTTTCAGCAATATTCATCATCTGAAAGCGCACGTGAGGAGTCACACAGGGGAGAGACCATATAAGTGTCCTATATGTAGAAAATGCTTTATGACAACAAGCGCATTGAATAGGCATCAGACAATTCACACTGACGGAAAACCGTTTAGGTGTAATTATTGTGGCAAATCCTTCAAATGGATGAACTCCCTTGGAAGGCACATAAGGATTACCCACGAGAGGGAGAATATATGA